The Paenibacillus sp. G2S3 region GAAGACACCACGGCAGCGGTGATCGCCGCTTGCGGACTGATTGAGATCGCCCAGGTTGTTGGAGAGCACGAAAAGGAGGTCTACCTGAACGCCGCGCTGAAGCTCCTGAAAACAGTGGACGCTACTCGCTGCGACTGGACGACCGATTCCGATCAGCTGTTAATAGGTGGTTCAGCAGCGTATCATCATAAAGACATTCATGTTTCAATCATTTATGGGGATTATTATTTTATGGAAGCTATTTTTAAGCTAAAAGGAAACGACCTATATTTGTGGTAGTAAGACGATAGGATAATTAGTTTCTCTGGAAAAAGCTAGGCGTGTATTGGTAAAACAAATGAAGTCAACACCTCGTTGGATGGCGTTATTCTCGAAGTAACCCATCCAACGCATGCGAATACCTCGATCAATGAATGATTAATATCCGTATTACAGGAGGTAGTATGATGAGAAATTTATTAAACTTACAGAAAAAAAGGACTTCTTGTTTACTTATTACGCTTATAGTCTTCACTCAAACGTTGTTAACTTTATTTGCTGAGCCTCAAACCGTAAGCGCTTCATCTGGTGTTAGCAATATGTCAGATGCCTCTTTCTTTGGGGTTTGGGATCAAGCTCAACAACGATGGAATACGCCGAGCAAACTAGATTACGATGGTTTCCCAGGGTTAAGCTCCGTAGAATCAGCTGTTAAAGCTGGAAATTACGAGCAGGCTAAAAGTGATATGCTGGAATATTTTAAAAATAGAACAAACAGAAAGGTTCCAACTGTTTTCGGTTCAAATCCTGCGATGGTACCTCTCTTGATGGATCAAATCGTAACACCGCTTAAAGAATACTACTTAGGTACCATTACAGTAGAACCTGTATCCGCAGTGTACAGCATGAATATACTTTCTACGGTACAAAGCGCGCTTGGCTCCGATCTTAGCTTCATGCTAATAGGACGTTACAAGGGAACGAATCAAGCGAATATTTACAGCCTTGAGCAAGATTGCTCGCTAACAACGCTTACTCAATGCCGTCCTACGCTTGAGATCCAATATTCGGATGCTACGGGTGTTCATACAGTAAATTTGACGTCTACGAAGGATACTTACATTCGTGGCAATGATACGGCTATCCACGCCAGCGAGACGCTGCTTCAGGTACAGGAATCCGGTGCTCCCTATGATTCAAATACGCGTAAAGCTTATCTGAATTTTGATTTATCGTCGATTAAAGGCACGGTTACGGCAGCAACACTGAAGTTATCAGGATATTCTGAATTAGATAAAAGTACAGATGTGATGATCTATAAATCAGGCGACACGGCTTGGGATGAGAACCTCCTTACTTATGCAAATCACAATGGAAAAACATTTTCCTGGCAAGGGCTGTCCTCAGGTACGGATTGGGCTGGTCCTACACCAAACATTGCAGATATCGAATACCATTATCAGATCACTCGATTTTCCTGGCTTAATCCTCTTTTAGCGGAATATTTAAATACAGGTACGGAAAGCTTTGCGGCGAAATATATCGATTACATGGTCGATTTCATCGTTGATGGAGAGGCCTCTACGAGTGAATATGGAGCAGGATCATTTCCTAGAAACTTTGACGCTGGGATTCGGTCCGCCAGTTGGGTAAAGGCTTACCATGTGTTAAGAGAGAGTTCTTCTATGAGTGCTGAATCCAATATAGATATTTTGAAAACATTCTGGAAAAAAGGGACCTACTTAAATAGTCCGGGCGGCTTTAGTCCCGTTGGAAACCACGGTATGGTTGAAACAGAGGGGTTGTACACCCTTGGACTCTATTTCCCTGAGTTTACTGATTCTGCTACCTGGCTGTCCACGGCTTACTCCCGATTTGACTATTTAATGTCGACACTGATTTTCAAAGACGGATCTTATTCCGAATCAAGTGACACCTATACCACGGTAACAACCGCTCCCATGATTGCGATCAAGCAGCTTGGAGTTATGAATAATGTTCCTTTCGAAGGATCTTTTGATAGTAATTTGAACAGTTTAGGTAAATACTTGGCCGATATTGCATTTCCTAACGGCTACGCTGTTAATTTCGGAGATAGTCAGTACACTGATCTCAAAGCTACTATAAAGCAGATTGGCGAGCTTACTGACGATGACGCCTTACGTTATATAGGAACTTCTGGAGCACAAGGTACAGAGCCCTCCTACACCTCCATTCTATATCCGGTAAGTAAAAGTGCCATGATGCGTAGTGGTTGGTCTCCTAATGATCGCTATTTGTTTACGAATGTTAAGCAAGCGGCGCCCCACAGGCATCCCGATGATAACTCCATTACTTATTATGCGTATGGAAGACCGCTACTGGTTGATCCAGGAACCTACTCTTATAGTAACGATTCGATTTCAAACTGGCTGCGATACTCAACTGAAGCGCATAATACGATAGAAATCAACGATACGCCTCAAAATCTAACAGAGGGCTGGATGCAAGATTGGACGGATAATAGCAAGTTCAACTTTGTTTCGGGTGTTACCCAAAATGTGCCTGGATTCAAGCATTCTCGTGACACGCTTTTCCTGAAATCGTCCTTTTCGATAGTTTCAGACGTTGTGCAAGCACCACTCGGAACAAATAAGTACCAGCAAACCTGGCACTTTTTGCCTACGGCCAATCCGGCGTTAGATGCGTCCACCCAAAAAGTAAGTACTGTGTTCAATGACACGTACGGTGATATCCAAGTCGTGCCCGCTGATCACGAACAAATTACGGCTACGCTCGATAATGGTTATTATTCCAATGCTTTTTATTCGGTGTCCAATTCTACCTACGCTTCGTTTACCAAGACCGTATCCGGAGACACTACCTTTGATACGGTCTTGTATCCGACCGCAAGCGGGGAGGATCGCGACATCAAAGTCACTCGAATGGCTCTATCAGTTCCGACTACCGTAGCCAGCTCGCTGAAGATCGAGAACGTCGGAGATGCTGACACTTCGGGCTATTATTATGTCTCTCACGAAGACAATCCGCGATTCAGACGCAACTTTGATACCTTTTCATTTGATGGGAAGTTGGCTTATGTCGAAAAGACGAGCAGCGGTAAGGTCACATCAGCCATCCTGAAATCGGGATCGACACTGGAGCATAGTGAGGCTAATCTTATTGCATCTAAAATGCCGGTGAATGATATTGCTGTTGACTGGAATGGCACAACTCTGGAGATTACCGGGTCGAATCTGGTCGCCGCCAATGACCCTAACGCTGTATCGGCCGTTGCGATACGAGCTTTCGGCGCTACTAGTGTGAAGTTGAATGGTAGTCTGATTTCCGACTTTACCGTTTCCGATGGTTATATTTATGCGGTAGGCGTACCTTCATGGTCATCTTCTTCTGAATATCTGAATAGCTTCGATCTGGGAGTCGGACATTCAGGGGTCCAGTCCATAGAGTTCGACCTGATCCCGACAGCCGACCAAGTAGGAGCGGTAATCGGTTATACAGGACAGTCATCGGCTGTGAGCAGTGAGTCTGATTTACCCATGCTTCTTCGGTTGAATTCTGAAGGTTACTTCGATGTTCGGAACGGCAACAGCTTCGAGCAAAAGGAGAAACTCAACTATAAAGCAAATGAGCTTTATCATGTTACCTTACTTGCTGATCTGGACTCGAAAGCGTATAACGTTTATATCGCTCCGCAGGGCAAACCGGAAATTCAGATTGCGGACCACTTCGCGTTTCTGACCGGAGCTCCTGACCTAATGGATATTGGTAAATTGGTAATGAATAGTCCAGTTGATGATCAGCTTCGGATTAATAACCATACGGTAGGTCTTCCGGATTTCATTGAATTAGATGTGAACTCAGATGCATACGTGTGGGCAGCAAATCCAACGACAAACTATGGAACCGGTAAAAAGCTGGAGGTAAGAAACTCAACTAGTTCAAGTGTGTTTCGCCATTCTTACCTACGATTTGATTTAGGTGATCTACCGTCAGATTTAACCTCATTTACTGCGAAACTACGGCTGACATCAGCTTCAGCGGGAACATTTACCGATCAAGCGCAGTTTGTCCAGGATGATTCTTGGGGAGAAACGTCAATTAACTATAATAACAAGCCAGCAGGAGGGGCACTCTTAGGGGAATGGAGTATGCCATCGGCTGAGAATTCTGTGGAGCTGAATATCAGTTCTCAATTTAACACCGAACTTGTCGGAGACAAGAAGTTAAGTGTAGTTATTACTTCACAGACGAAAAACAATGTTTCTCACTATTATTATTCGAAGGAGAACGGAGGAGGCAAACCGAAGATTGTGATTTACACGAAATAAGCTACGGGTAGCAATAAAGCTTCATATCATGAGAATTGGTGATTCAAAGAAGCCGCCTAGCCTAAGTGCCAGGCGGCTTTTGTATATTTGACTGAGGCGAGTCTTGCCTGTGCACCGTTGAGTCGTATATAGTTGGGACAGCAATGCTGAACGGTGCTAAGTCTATTTTATTGTAAGATGCTAGGAGGAGAACGGCATGGGGACAACAGGAAAGCTGGATATACGTCATGAATGTCCTTCAGTGGAACAGTATTTAGCGCTGAGAAAAGAGGCTGGACTGAGTGCAATGAGCGCGGAAGGTGCTGCAATAGGGTTGCCTCGTTCTATTTTTGCGGTAACCTTGTATGAGGAGAATACCTTAGTCGGGATGGGCAGGGTGATTGGCGACGGGGGATGCTTTTTTCAGGTTACGGATATTGCAGTTAAGCCTTCACATCAAGGACGGAGTTTAGGGAAATTGGTCATGCGAGAAATCAGTGAGTTCCTTCATACTATACCGGACAAGGCTTATGTAAGTTTGATTGCAGATGGGGAAGCTTCTAAATTATATGCACAATATGGTTTTGAATCGGTCATGCCACGTTCTCAGGGTATGTTTTTGCGTCGTTAATGCGAGTACATGCGCTTATTAGGGAGTGCCCCTTGTATTGGCTAAGGGGTTTTTCGTCTGGAAGCTAATTGCTGGGGATCTGATTTCAATGGGATCTCATGGGATAAATAATGTTTAAAGGCTGTAAGGGAAAAGCTATTAAGATGAGTATTGAAAATATAAATAACAAGGAAGGTCGTACGCTGGCCTTACCCGGAAAAAGTGAGGAAAATACAGATGGATGTTGTAGTATTGGGTGCATCAGGAACGATTGGAAAGGCGATTGTACAGGAGGCTTTAAAAAGAAAACATGAGGTAACAGCTGCGGTACGGAATCCAGAATCAGTAACCCTTGAACATGAACGTCTGCACATCACGACTGTAGATGTTCTAGATCCTGCTTCAGTCGCAGCTGCAGTCCGTGGACATGAGGAGGTAATCAGTGCCTACGGTCCAGCACTCGGCCGAGAGAAGGATTTGATAACAGCAGCTAAGGCAATTGTAGAGGGAATGCAAGAAGCTGGGCTAAATCGACTGCTAGTTGTGGGTGGTGCAGGTAGTTTGAAGACTGAATCTGGAGAGCTGTTGATGGATACGGCAGATTTCCCTGCTCAGATTAGACCACTGGCAGAGGCACATGCGGAAGCTTATGAAATTTACAAAAACACAGAACTGGATTATACGTATGCCAGTCCTGCTGCGGTAGTTCATTCAGGTCGACGTACAGGTCAATTCCGCATTGGACTCGACCGTCTCGTTTTTGATGAGAATGGCGAAAGTATAATCAGTGTAGAGGATTTTGCTGTAGCTATGGTGGACGAGCTGGAGGAAGGGAATTTTAGCCGGACGAGATTTACTGTAGCTTATTGATATCAAGCTAGTTGTGGATTGAAGTGTAGCGGAAAGGGGCCGAACCATGTATCTGGTAACTGCTGAGCAAATGCGGCGGCTGGATGGAGAAACGATCCAGCGGCTGGGGATTCCAGCTATTGCGCTGATGGAGAATGCGGGAAGAGTGATCGCAGAGGAGATCATTGCGCTGTGCCGGCGGAGAGGTGGAGAGGGCTGCAGGAATGCAGTCAATGCGGAAGACGCCGGGAAGGATGCCGCGCTGGCTGGCGCGGCATTTCAGGTCAGCGCAGATCATGCGCTGACCCTGGACAATGCCGCCGCCGAGCGATGGTTCATCCTCGTCGGCAAAGGCAACAACGGCGGCGATGGCCTCGCCGCCGCACGGTATCTTCGCGAGACGGGCATCGCCGTCACGCTTGTCTATGCGGTGCCGCCGGAGTCGCTCTCCGGCGAGGCCGCCCTGCAGCGCGATGCGGCTGCAGCCATGGGCCTCCCTGCCGTGGTATACGGCAGGGATCGGCTGGACCTTGCCGAGTGCAGCGGCATCTTGGATGCGCTGCTCGGCACTGGCGCCGCGGGAGCCCCGCGCGGCGCCTATGCGGAGCTGATTGCCGCAGCGAATAGCAGCGGCAAAGTGATCGTGTCCGCGGACATCCCGAGTGGTCTGAACGCGGACACGGGCGAGACGCATGAGCCTTGCATTCATGCGTCAGTGACGGTATGCCTCGCGTTTCTCAAGCGAGGGCTCCTGCAATACCCCGGCGCAAGCGCAGCGGGGCATGTGAAGGTCCGAGCCATCGGCATTCCGACTTCTCTGGCCACTAACATTGGTGTGCAGGTTCACCTGCTGACACCGGAAGTGCTGCATGCCCATCTGGGCGTAGATCTGGCCCGCCGGCGTTCGCCTGAAGGCCATAAGGGGACTTATGGGCATGTCCTTCTTGCCGCCGGCACCTTAAGAATGAGCGGTGCCGGACTGCTCTCTGCCCGTGCTGCGCTTCGGGCCGGTTGCGGATTGGTGACATGGGCGCTTCCTCAGAAGCTGCTGTCCTGTATCATCGGTTCTGCCCCTGAACTGATGCTGGCCGATGTTGGCGGCAATGAAGATGGAACCTGGCAAGCAGGGAGCGTTTCAGAGCTACTGAAGCTAAGTAAAGAGCGAGACGTCATCGCTATTGGTCCCGGTCTGGGTCGATTCGAGGCTGATACAGAATGGCTTCGCAATCTCTGGGAAGGGACGGATTGTCCTCTGGTTATTGATGCGGACGCCTTGAATATATTAGCTGAGGCTGATTACAAGGGCTGGGCAAGTAGACGCCATCCGGTGATTCTGACGCCTCATCCTGGTGAGATGGCCAGGCTTGCCAATATAACAACAGCTGAGGTGCAACGAGACCGCATCGGTCTGGCTATGGACTACGCTAAAGAGCACGGGATCACGCTCGTATTAAAAGGAGCGCATACCGTTATAGCAACGCCTGAAGGGCAAGCTTATGTAAACACCACAGGCCATCCCGGCATGGGCACTGGTGGAGCGGGTGATGTGCTAACGGGCATCATTTCCAGCCTGCTGGCTCAAGGACTAAATGCTACGCAGGCAGCAGCTTTTGGTGTATATCTGCACGGTTTAGCAGGGGAGAGGGCCGCCCGTCAGCGGAATCATCCAGCGGCTATTATTGCCGGTGATATCATAGAAGCACTCTGAGTGCGGCTTATAACAGCAGTAAGCAGAGCAGTGGTAGAAATAGTGCAAACACAGGCAGTAACAGAGGGGATCGCTCCACGCCCAGCTGCGTCACACGCAGCAGCAACAATCCCAAAATTCCTGCCAGACCCCATAGCAGTAGCTCTGCACCTTGTTCTGCTGCCAGCCATAGACCTGCACCGAAACCTGCTACAACATATACGACAAGGGAAACGACATGGGATGTGGAACGCAGGAGGCGCAGCAGAACATCGGCTACTAGTGCAGCCGGCAGTCCATAAGCATAAATAGCATAAGGGATCGAAAGAGGCCAACCGTCAGGTACGCCATTATGTTGTGGAAACCCAAGCATAAGTAAGGAGATAAGGACGTACGTTAGCCCTGCGCAGGCTAATTTTGATAATGCGTACATGCCACTTGTTAAACGGATAGAAGGAATATCATAGTCAGGTATCTTGTTCATAGGTATACATTCCTCTCGTGGTGTGTTGTGTATCAGCTTGTACCCATGTCTTCACCGTTGACATGAATACACGTTGGCGGGGATTCATCTGATGGTCTAGATCTAACTGGCGGCTTTGGTGCTGTGTGGGGAAAGTGATAGGTTGCTCCTTACGTACTGTTCGTTCCCCATAATAGGGGTAGGTGGGATTCATTTTTCTAATACACTCCTCCTTGCCTTCTATCTTCCGTATATTTCTATGCATGCGCCCAGAAAAGCGTGCGCTATCTTCAATACATACATATGCGTTCATAAACCCAAGTCGGAGGAGGCGCTTATTCAAAATGAAGGATTGGCGAAAAATCGATGATTTGAATCGTGGAACCGCAGTTCAGAAAGAGGTCTATAACCTTCTTACAGAGCTGGAGATTATGAATTTGCTAATGGACTATAATCCTTTGTTGGTTGGAACAGTACCGCTTGGAATTCAAGTCGAGGGCAGCGATTTGGATATCATTTGTGAGGTTCATGATCCTGTGGAGTTTAAGGCGCTAGTTGTTCGGTATTTTGGATCCATAGACGGGCTTGTTAGCGAATCGCGAGTGGTTCAAGGCATCCCTCGAATAAAAGTTAACTTTATGGCAAAGGGCTGGCCTATAGAACTGTTTGGACAGCCGAAGCGAACGGAGCTCCAGAATGGTTATTTGCATATGATCGTTGAAGCTGAAATTTTAGCTCAAATGGATGATGATTTTCGCGAGCGGATCATTTTTTTAAAGACAAGTGGATGGAAGACAGAACCTGCCTTTGCGAAAGCTCTGGGATTAGAGGGCGATCCTTACGAAGCGCTGCTGGAGCTGGAAAAGCTGCCTCGGAGCGCTCTTCATGCTTTATGCCATTCTGCGTTATCTGGCGCATAACCGAGGCTTTAGCCAGATTTGTGAGAACGAAGATGGCCAGATGGTAGGTACGGCATTATGCGGGCATGATGGGCGAAGAGGCTACATGTATCATGTTGCTGTTCATAATGACTGCCGGGGAATGGGTGTTGGTCGTAAGCTTGTGACTCGCTGTCTTGAGAATCTCCGTACAGCCGGTATTGCCAAGTGCCACCTGATGGTTATTGGAACCAACGAACAAGGAAGAGGGTTCTGGGAAGGGATGGGCTGGCAGTATAGAGGTGGAATTATGCTGTACTCCCAGGATATCTTGTGATACTCAGGACATGAAATACAAATACTATCCTCTGAATACGGAATGTTAGGCATATTTATATCACAGCAAATGTCACGGTGAACTCCGACTGCTGGTGCAGTATACTATATAGGAGTACGATAATTGCCTATTCTTGCAGGCAGGAGGTCTTTTATGCGTTTTAAGGATGTATTTTCAATTATTGGTCCGGCAATGGTCGGTCCTTCAAGCTCACATACCGCTGGGGCGGCACGGATCGGGAGGGCTGCGAGGCAGGTGTTAGGTGAAGTTCCGCGTGTGGCCGAAGTAACGTTTTTTGGTTCTTTTGCAGCGACATATCAGGGACATGGCACAGATCGAGCGATTGTTGGAGGGCTGCTTGATTTCACCACCGACGATCATCGGCTTCCAGATTCCCTAGAGCTGGCAGCAGAAGCCGGGATGGAAGTTTCTTTTAAGCAGGGAACAGGCCTGTTTCCACATCCGAATACGGTTAAGCTGCATCTTATCGGACAAGAAACAGGAAGCGAACTGACGTTAACAGGGACATCTATTGGTGGCGGGAACATCGAGATTGTTGATATCGACGGTTTTGGAGTGAAGCTCACGGGGATCTATCCGACGGTTCTGATTAATCATATGGATTATTTGGGTGTTCTGGCGAGTGTTACGGAAGTGATGCGTAACGGACAGTTTAATATAGGGCATATGTCTCTTGATCGTAAGAATCGCAGTGGTGCAGCCTTAACGGTGCTGGAGCTGGATGAAGCGGCTACACCGGAGCTTATTGAAGCGCTTAAAGCGCTTACTGCTGTGAAATCCGTGAAGCTGGTTAATTTAAATGAAGGTAAGCAAGATGAGAAGGGGAAGGAAAGTTTAACATGA contains the following coding sequences:
- a CDS encoding NAD(P)H-binding protein; this encodes MDVVVLGASGTIGKAIVQEALKRKHEVTAAVRNPESVTLEHERLHITTVDVLDPASVAAAVRGHEEVISAYGPALGREKDLITAAKAIVEGMQEAGLNRLLVVGGAGSLKTESGELLMDTADFPAQIRPLAEAHAEAYEIYKNTELDYTYASPAAVVHSGRRTGQFRIGLDRLVFDENGESIISVEDFAVAMVDELEEGNFSRTRFTVAY
- the sdaAB gene encoding L-serine ammonia-lyase, iron-sulfur-dependent subunit beta; translated protein: MRFKDVFSIIGPAMVGPSSSHTAGAARIGRAARQVLGEVPRVAEVTFFGSFAATYQGHGTDRAIVGGLLDFTTDDHRLPDSLELAAEAGMEVSFKQGTGLFPHPNTVKLHLIGQETGSELTLTGTSIGGGNIEIVDIDGFGVKLTGIYPTVLINHMDYLGVLASVTEVMRNGQFNIGHMSLDRKNRSGAALTVLELDEAATPELIEALKALTAVKSVKLVNLNEGKQDEKGKESLT
- a CDS encoding GNAT family N-acetyltransferase — its product is MGTTGKLDIRHECPSVEQYLALRKEAGLSAMSAEGAAIGLPRSIFAVTLYEENTLVGMGRVIGDGGCFFQVTDIAVKPSHQGRSLGKLVMREISEFLHTIPDKAYVSLIADGEASKLYAQYGFESVMPRSQGMFLRR
- a CDS encoding DUF4269 domain-containing protein, whose amino-acid sequence is MKDWRKIDDLNRGTAVQKEVYNLLTELEIMNLLMDYNPLLVGTVPLGIQVEGSDLDIICEVHDPVEFKALVVRYFGSIDGLVSESRVVQGIPRIKVNFMAKGWPIELFGQPKRTELQNGYLHMIVEAEILAQMDDDFRERIIFLKTSGWKTEPAFAKALGLEGDPYEALLELEKLPRSALHALCHSALSGA
- a CDS encoding NAD(P)H-hydrate dehydratase codes for the protein MYLVTAEQMRRLDGETIQRLGIPAIALMENAGRVIAEEIIALCRRRGGEGCRNAVNAEDAGKDAALAGAAFQVSADHALTLDNAAAERWFILVGKGNNGGDGLAAARYLRETGIAVTLVYAVPPESLSGEAALQRDAAAAMGLPAVVYGRDRLDLAECSGILDALLGTGAAGAPRGAYAELIAAANSSGKVIVSADIPSGLNADTGETHEPCIHASVTVCLAFLKRGLLQYPGASAAGHVKVRAIGIPTSLATNIGVQVHLLTPEVLHAHLGVDLARRRSPEGHKGTYGHVLLAAGTLRMSGAGLLSARAALRAGCGLVTWALPQKLLSCIIGSAPELMLADVGGNEDGTWQAGSVSELLKLSKERDVIAIGPGLGRFEADTEWLRNLWEGTDCPLVIDADALNILAEADYKGWASRRHPVILTPHPGEMARLANITTAEVQRDRIGLAMDYAKEHGITLVLKGAHTVIATPEGQAYVNTTGHPGMGTGGAGDVLTGIISSLLAQGLNATQAAAFGVYLHGLAGERAARQRNHPAAIIAGDIIEAL
- a CDS encoding heparinase II/III family protein; this encodes MRNLLNLQKKRTSCLLITLIVFTQTLLTLFAEPQTVSASSGVSNMSDASFFGVWDQAQQRWNTPSKLDYDGFPGLSSVESAVKAGNYEQAKSDMLEYFKNRTNRKVPTVFGSNPAMVPLLMDQIVTPLKEYYLGTITVEPVSAVYSMNILSTVQSALGSDLSFMLIGRYKGTNQANIYSLEQDCSLTTLTQCRPTLEIQYSDATGVHTVNLTSTKDTYIRGNDTAIHASETLLQVQESGAPYDSNTRKAYLNFDLSSIKGTVTAATLKLSGYSELDKSTDVMIYKSGDTAWDENLLTYANHNGKTFSWQGLSSGTDWAGPTPNIADIEYHYQITRFSWLNPLLAEYLNTGTESFAAKYIDYMVDFIVDGEASTSEYGAGSFPRNFDAGIRSASWVKAYHVLRESSSMSAESNIDILKTFWKKGTYLNSPGGFSPVGNHGMVETEGLYTLGLYFPEFTDSATWLSTAYSRFDYLMSTLIFKDGSYSESSDTYTTVTTAPMIAIKQLGVMNNVPFEGSFDSNLNSLGKYLADIAFPNGYAVNFGDSQYTDLKATIKQIGELTDDDALRYIGTSGAQGTEPSYTSILYPVSKSAMMRSGWSPNDRYLFTNVKQAAPHRHPDDNSITYYAYGRPLLVDPGTYSYSNDSISNWLRYSTEAHNTIEINDTPQNLTEGWMQDWTDNSKFNFVSGVTQNVPGFKHSRDTLFLKSSFSIVSDVVQAPLGTNKYQQTWHFLPTANPALDASTQKVSTVFNDTYGDIQVVPADHEQITATLDNGYYSNAFYSVSNSTYASFTKTVSGDTTFDTVLYPTASGEDRDIKVTRMALSVPTTVASSLKIENVGDADTSGYYYVSHEDNPRFRRNFDTFSFDGKLAYVEKTSSGKVTSAILKSGSTLEHSEANLIASKMPVNDIAVDWNGTTLEITGSNLVAANDPNAVSAVAIRAFGATSVKLNGSLISDFTVSDGYIYAVGVPSWSSSSEYLNSFDLGVGHSGVQSIEFDLIPTADQVGAVIGYTGQSSAVSSESDLPMLLRLNSEGYFDVRNGNSFEQKEKLNYKANELYHVTLLADLDSKAYNVYIAPQGKPEIQIADHFAFLTGAPDLMDIGKLVMNSPVDDQLRINNHTVGLPDFIELDVNSDAYVWAANPTTNYGTGKKLEVRNSTSSSVFRHSYLRFDLGDLPSDLTSFTAKLRLTSASAGTFTDQAQFVQDDSWGETSINYNNKPAGGALLGEWSMPSAENSVELNISSQFNTELVGDKKLSVVITSQTKNNVSHYYYSKENGGGKPKIVIYTK
- a CDS encoding GNAT family N-acetyltransferase, whose translation is MLYAILRYLAHNRGFSQICENEDGQMVGTALCGHDGRRGYMYHVAVHNDCRGMGVGRKLVTRCLENLRTAGIAKCHLMVIGTNEQGRGFWEGMGWQYRGGIMLYSQDIL